A genomic stretch from Flavobacterium nitratireducens includes:
- a CDS encoding DUF2271 domain-containing protein, which produces MKSIFKTALLSAFICLISFQSSAQSSKYKCMLQMSNYVGEGAYIVVSLVNAKGAYEKTLYVMGDDKKWYKTLKEWHKFYSKKPNNISAITGASVTGGDRSITTIEIDDAKINSGYKLRFESAVEDQKYHTIDAEIPLTTEGITSKTEGKGYIRYVRLSKI; this is translated from the coding sequence ATGAAATCAATTTTTAAAACTGCTTTATTAAGCGCATTTATCTGCCTAATTTCTTTTCAATCTTCAGCTCAAAGCAGCAAATACAAATGCATGTTACAAATGTCAAACTATGTGGGTGAAGGGGCTTACATCGTTGTTTCTTTAGTCAATGCAAAAGGCGCTTACGAAAAAACACTTTATGTAATGGGTGACGATAAAAAATGGTACAAAACGTTGAAAGAATGGCATAAATTCTATTCAAAAAAACCCAATAATATCAGTGCCATTACAGGAGCCTCAGTTACTGGTGGAGACAGAAGCATTACTACTATTGAAATTGACGATGCCAAAATTAATAGTGGTTACAAATTGCGTTTTGAATCGGCAGTTGAAGACCAAAAATACCATACCATAGATGCCGAAATTCCTCTAACTACTGAAGGAATTACTTCAAAAACAGAAGGAAAAGGGTACATTCGTTACGTACGTTTAAGCAAAATATAA